In the genome of Siniperca chuatsi isolate FFG_IHB_CAS linkage group LG14, ASM2008510v1, whole genome shotgun sequence, the window tctctttcaggtCATTGCCACCATGTCTTGTTTTGGGATGTGGATCCCGAGGGCAGTCATGCTCACAGACATGACATCTAATTGGTACATTTTCTCTCAATGACACCTAAATTAGTACACAGGGCAgtattttagtttaattttaatttaagtatTTTAGCATACAGCAGAGGGTTTCTTTCATGGTTTCTGCCCATATTCTAGGATAATTGATGATGATATAAATATGTATCACCATGTCAttttagtaaaataaaactCAGGTTGTTATTCCCCACGAATCTTGGCCAGAGGAGTGTCATCAAAGCCTCACAGGAGCTGTTattaaatgcaaacaaaataatctGTATTTACGGATGTCTCTTATCTGCTtccttttcttattttaaacaacaaaaactaccAGCGACCAGTGTTTGTCTGTTATCTAATAGCTGTGACAGGTAGCTAGGTCCCACTGTGCAGTGAACTCAACACTGGTGTTATCTTGTTTGACATATCAGCTTCcagattataaaaaaaaacctacaaaaGTTTAGTTTTGGTTGGGCAAACATCCCAAAAGTTTCAATCCAACAGTCCTGTTTCCTTTAGCAAGACACTGCCCCGTGAACTCACTGTAAGAATAGAGTAGCAGCTAAATGACTGCTGAGTAAACATAATAAAAGCCTGACAACTTAAAAGCCTTATAGGAACTGGTTGAAGATCACTGTATTGCATCACTACTTGATGAatgattacacacacaaagattatGCCACAGCTCTAACCAGTGATACATTTGATGTGCTTTCTAcgtacagtacatacaatacACTATGTTTATCAGCTGAGTCAAAATCCATTAACAAGGGCTGTTTTTGATTTGTCCTCACATGTCAATAAtaggtgtgtttttatgtaataaataaatcattggGCTTCATACTGTGAAAATAAAGTTCAGCACTCCAGAGTGATTTTTGAGAATTATTACATACCTGCTCTCTATAAACAGGCCTAAATGACTTCTCTTTCTCCGTGTAGTTATTTTGCAGTCGTGGTGTATAAGGTCCTGGTTCTGATGATCGAGGAGTTGGGGGGCAGCAGTGTTTTTCTGGAGCGGTTTTCTGGTAAAACCTTCAGGATCAACACAggaccctgctgctgctgctgcccctgTTTACCCCACGTGCCCATGTCACGGTATTTATACCTgtttatacaaatacagtctGGGCATTACTGTTATGGCTCTAACAACTCAAGCCTGTGTCCTTTACTGCTCTTAGATTGAGATTTTTAAGGTAATTTAATCCTGTTTATATTGCCATTCTTTATATACTCTTtatatattgtctttttattgtaTACATTTTCTAATGTGGATCTTTCATTGGATGGGATCATTCAGGCGATTGTTATTCTGGCTGAAGTTGGGTGCTCTTCAGTATGCAATCCTAAAGACGGTGCTCTCTGTCCTCGCCATAATATTGTGGACAAACGGCAACTTTGATCTCTCTGATGTAAGTATTTGAAATGCTTCTCTACATATGTGATTGtactgaaaattaaatgaagtttaaatatttctttgctTCTCTTTCAGCTAGAGATCACTGGTACGGCCATTTGGATTAACCCATTCATTGGCATTCTCACTATCATCTCCCTTTGGCCTGTTGCCATCATCTTTATGAACACCAACAGCTTTCTACGCAGCCTCAATATTGTGCCCAAGTATGCCATGTACCAAGTAAGTCAGCACAACCAATACCATATGTATGCTACAGTGCTCAGTCAGTTGCAAAAAAGATACCtggatattttgtatttatccTGCTTGTCTTCATCCAGCATGGAAAAACCTCTCTCGGTATACTTACATtaaatcaaatgtcaaattGTTTCATTGCTTTATGGCTCAAAGGGATAAGAGCACTGCTGTTTTTACTGCATAATTTAAGTTTATCgtccttgttttccttttcttaagTTTCTTATAATAGCAGATAATGGAGTGAGTGAGAGACTGGTAGAGAAATCCCTCCCAGCGTGTTCATCCTTTTCAGtgaagcaaaacagaaaatgttacatTGAAAGAGCAACAAGGTGTATGGGAAATCATCTCAGTTTGGAGAAAGACAAACACTACAAATAACCACTGGTTTGACATACAGTAGAGTTTTAACAGCAGTCACTTTAGCTGTAGTTGCATTTGTTTGGTGTCATAACACCAAACTCCTACTGAAAAATGTAGATATTTAGATATGCTACACAGTGCACCTTTAACtgcatgtatactgtatgttcagtatgtAACTGATCAAGTATTTGTTTTCTCCTTAGCTAATACTTGTAATGAGTCAGCTGCAAACATCAATCATTAACATCCTGGCCTTGGATGGAACCATCGCCTGTgcccctcccttctcctctcaaGCTCGTGGATCCAGTAAGAAACATCTTTGAATGTGTTGCTGCATCCACTGCTGATGTGTGAAGTGAAATAATCCATCTGAAACCTtgattttcctctctctctctctctctcgctctcgcaGTGCTGAGTCAGCAGATGATGATCATGGAGATGTTCATCATCACTCTGGTCAATCGGTTTTTGTACCGTCGTATATATGACATACTTCCCTCTGAGGCACACGACAACGACCAAAATACCAAAGTTGCCCTGCAGGCTGCTCGGGTGGAGCATGATGTCTAAAGAGTGGAAGTCAGCACTGCTCTTTAGTGATGTATCAGATCATCTAAGTTCACCCAATAGTCCAACTTGAGTCTGacacactgttttcatttgatATAACATTTTACCTCATTCTGTCACTCAAATGTTAGGGGAGAGAACATCACTACTTTAAACCCTATTTGTTTGTACTTTTCACACATCACTCACTGACAATATCTGTATCCTGAAGGTGACAGAACTTAAAGGGTTGATTCACCCAAATAACTACTTTCtgtccaagaaatagtccctctGAAGACTGTCCACAGTGTGGGTTATCCAGAGTAAATACATTGATTCTGGAAAGGGATGTTGACTGTTGaattgtttacatgtttttcaaCAGCTAGTCTGTCACTgcccaaaagtaaaaaaaaaaatccacctaccagcacctctaaagctcaccaacaCGTTATagctcgtttgtttaatctgcaaaaACCAGTGTTAAAGTGTTAAAACGACAAGTGTTTTTACTGGGGGTTCTGTGCAGGACTTTTTCTTGGTTGGGGGCAGAGACTTCCTGGACTCTTGTTAATGTGTCTCGTACagtatttaccatacagatatgagagtggtatcaatattctcatgtaagtctcagcaagaaagtaaatatatgtatttccCATAATgacaaactattcctttaagctttattaatttaaaaaagataaagaattATTAGAGACATTGGGGTGATAGTGCTTTTTGATCTGTGATCTGGAGGAGAGGAACAGAGCCTTCCTACAAATGTACACAATGTACAGAGACGTGTGACAGCATGTCATACTGGGACAAACATAGAAAGGATGAAAGGTTGAAAATTGGCAAATTGGTCCTTTGGACTGGGATTATGCAGGTTTatgaatatttgtgtgtggaagaacaacatttttacatttgcctAAAGAACAGTGAATAAAAACACCTATTcatttgtgttaatgtgtgtgtgtgtctctgtggacATGTATttctcatgttgtggggactgTAAATCtgttacacagtcacattgtggggactcgttTACATAAATCATTAAGTTTTAGGGTAAAGGCTTTGTtaaaggttaggtttaggttaaggCTAGGGTTAGGGTTGGGCAAGTAGTGGCAATGGTGATGGGTAAGTCTCCGTGAAATTAATGTAACTCAATGtcatgtcctctgaagtgatggaaacatacaactgtgtgtgtgtgtgtgtgaaagagacagagacatcaACACACTTTGGCCAAGGTGTGGAGATGCTGAAGTGAGGCCTATAATGACAtcttatgtatttttttttgtaaagtggGCAGTAAATACCAACACAGTATTCAGTTGGTTATGCATGTATTCATTACTGTGCCCAGGTTGCATGTATTAACCTATACTGAGGATCTAAgcaccaaaacataaaaacatttaataaaaaaggaTCTACTCTTTCTATTGTTCACTGAGCAGCATGTACAGGGAGGTATCTGTAACACTGTACACATTTAATGTagtttcaattcagttttagtGTGAATCGTATGTAAATTCATCTGTGCTGCAATCATTTATGCTCCCTTGTAAAAACTTGTAGAAACATTTTATTAAGGAAACTTaatctgtatctgtatttcTTTGTCCTCTACAACTGCCAGTGTGATTGTACCCTTAATCCTCCGAGTGCATCTTAACACAGCCTTGAAAAACAGCCAGATTTGTTCAAAGATTGTTGACCCACTTACTCAGACCTATTTGGGACAGGGAATACACGTGGATGAGACAGCAGCtttattttcagatacattttacagccGTCTACAGCCAAACTGTGCCACATGTTGTTTCTGAAGCAACCACAAGAGGCCATGCTTGTTCCACCCCGAAAACTCATTAATTAACCTCGTAATAAAGAACAACTAGTCGTCTCTCCTTGAATCGCATGACTaatttataaaagaaaacaacacaaacccTCATTTAATTCAGGGGAACCATACAGATATTATAGGCAATAAGTGCTATATTGGCAACTGTGGGTCAGGCCAAAAAGAAAGTTTTAATgctgattatttgtttttagttcAACCTGATCAAAAAgttttgatttttaaacaatataCCCAATGAATTAGAGTTGTTGGCTTCAACTACTATTACACTTCCTTATTTTAAAAGGAATAATTAAAGTCATTTATAAATGCTTGTGCTAAGCAAGCAGATTGCCCATTTGACTGATAGCACTTAATTATGATTGTGAACATCTACTAACAAGATGGATGCACACGACTACCTCAGACTTTACTAAATTCAGACTAACCTCTCAggtaatatgtatatatttttatatatatttattcctATAGAATGGCAAATACAACTCCTAACAATGTTTTGTCACATCAATCAc includes:
- the LOC122887929 gene encoding organic solute transporter subunit alpha-like is translated as MEEPLNSTIDPACLQEPPLAIDVIEQLDVFGFCLYSMLTFMSCVSLLLYLEQCIYIYKNLPYPKKTTIMWINGAAPVIATMSCFGMWIPRAVMLTDMTSNCYFAVVVYKVLVLMIEELGGSSVFLERFSGKTFRINTGPCCCCCPCLPHVPMSRRLLFWLKLGALQYAILKTVLSVLAIILWTNGNFDLSDLEITGTAIWINPFIGILTIISLWPVAIIFMNTNSFLRSLNIVPKYAMYQLILVMSQLQTSIINILALDGTIACAPPFSSQARGSMLSQQMMIMEMFIITLVNRFLYRRIYDILPSEAHDNDQNTKVALQAARVEHDV